The following proteins are co-located in the Polymorphospora rubra genome:
- a CDS encoding S-(hydroxymethyl)mycothiol dehydrogenase: protein MPSEVRAVVARAKGAPVTVETIVVPDPGPGEALVKVQACGVCHTDLHYREGGIGDDYPYLLGHEAAGIVEAVGEGVTRVAPGDYVVLNWRAVCGECRSCRRGRPWYCFATHNARQPMTLTDGTTLSPALGIGAFAEKTLVAAGQCTKVDPAAPPAVAGLLGCGVMAGIGAAVNTGGVGRGDSVAVFGCGGVGDAAIAGAVLAGATTVVAVDINDGKLELARQFGATHTVNSREQDPVEAIRALTGGNGADVTIDAVGRPEVFTQAFYARDHAGTVVLVGVPTPEMTLELPMLEVFGRGGAVKSSWYGDCLPERDFPTLIDLFLQGRLPLDRFVSETIGIDDVEAAFGRMEHGAVLRSVVLFD, encoded by the coding sequence ATGCCGAGTGAGGTACGCGCGGTAGTAGCCCGCGCCAAGGGTGCGCCCGTGACCGTCGAGACGATCGTCGTGCCCGACCCCGGGCCGGGTGAGGCACTGGTGAAGGTGCAGGCGTGCGGGGTGTGCCACACCGACCTGCACTACCGGGAGGGCGGGATCGGCGACGACTACCCGTACCTGCTCGGGCACGAGGCGGCCGGGATCGTCGAGGCCGTCGGCGAGGGCGTCACCCGGGTGGCGCCCGGCGACTACGTCGTACTGAACTGGCGGGCGGTCTGCGGCGAGTGCCGGTCGTGCCGGCGCGGCCGGCCCTGGTACTGCTTCGCCACCCACAACGCCCGGCAGCCGATGACGCTGACCGACGGCACCACCCTGTCGCCGGCCCTGGGCATCGGCGCGTTCGCCGAGAAGACGCTGGTCGCGGCCGGCCAGTGCACCAAGGTCGACCCGGCGGCGCCGCCCGCGGTTGCCGGCCTGCTCGGCTGCGGGGTGATGGCCGGCATCGGCGCCGCGGTCAACACCGGCGGGGTCGGCCGGGGCGACTCGGTCGCGGTGTTCGGCTGCGGCGGGGTCGGTGACGCGGCGATCGCCGGCGCGGTGCTCGCCGGGGCGACCACGGTCGTCGCGGTCGACATCAACGACGGCAAGCTGGAGTTGGCCCGCCAGTTCGGCGCCACCCACACCGTCAACTCCCGGGAACAGGACCCGGTCGAGGCGATCCGGGCGCTCACCGGCGGCAACGGCGCCGACGTCACGATCGACGCTGTCGGCCGCCCCGAGGTCTTCACCCAGGCGTTCTACGCCCGCGACCACGCCGGCACCGTCGTACTCGTCGGGGTGCCCACCCCGGAGATGACCCTGGAACTGCCGATGCTGGAGGTCTTCGGGCGCGGCGGCGCGGTCAAGTCCTCCTGGTACGGCGACTGCCTGCCGGAACGCGACTTCCCGACCCTGATCGACCTGTTCCTCCAGGGCCGGCTGCCGCTCGACCGGTTCGTCTCCGAGACGATCGGCATCGACGACGTGGAGGCGGCGTTCGGCCGGATGGAGCACGGTGCCGTGCTGCGCAGCGTCGTACTGTTTGACTGA
- a CDS encoding phage holin family protein: MADVLNGASARPVSEQSTAELVQHASEQLSRLVRDELALARAELTEKGKHAGVGAGLFGGGGALALYGLGALFVSFGLLLALVMPGWVAALIVAVVLFAAAGALAMVGRKQVRQAVPPVPERAVDSVRADVDTVTTAVKSHGNGAKRT; encoded by the coding sequence ATGGCCGATGTCCTGAACGGCGCCTCCGCGCGACCGGTCTCAGAGCAGTCCACCGCGGAACTGGTCCAGCACGCGAGCGAGCAGTTGTCCCGGCTCGTCCGCGACGAGCTGGCCCTGGCCCGCGCGGAGCTCACCGAGAAGGGCAAGCACGCCGGTGTCGGTGCCGGCCTGTTCGGCGGCGGCGGCGCCCTGGCCCTGTACGGCCTGGGTGCCCTGTTCGTCTCGTTCGGGCTGCTGCTGGCGCTGGTGATGCCCGGCTGGGTGGCCGCGCTCATCGTCGCGGTGGTCCTGTTCGCCGCCGCCGGAGCCTTGGCGATGGTAGGCAGGAAGCAGGTCCGGCAGGCGGTGCCACCCGTGCCGGAGCGGGCGGTCGACAGTGTCCGTGCCGATGTCGACACGGTCACCACGGCGGTCAAAAGCCATGGGAATGGCGCAAAGCGGACGTGA
- a CDS encoding DUF3618 domain-containing protein, with protein MTAGNGSGDVQALRAEIQQTRAELGETVQALAAKADVKARLRESADQTKQKVREQAAHTAEVVRGSVHDAGESARRHPLPWAAVAVGALAAVVVLIVVQGRRR; from the coding sequence ATGACAGCAGGTAACGGCTCCGGCGACGTGCAGGCGCTGCGCGCCGAGATCCAGCAGACGCGCGCCGAGTTGGGTGAGACGGTCCAGGCCCTGGCGGCCAAGGCCGACGTCAAGGCCCGGCTCCGGGAATCCGCGGACCAGACCAAACAGAAGGTACGCGAGCAGGCCGCACACACCGCCGAGGTGGTTCGCGGCTCGGTGCACGACGCGGGCGAGTCGGCCCGACGCCACCCGTTGCCCTGGGCGGCGGTCGCCGTCGGGGCCCTGGCGGCGGTGGTCGTGCTCATCGTGGTCCAGGGGAGGCGCCGGTGA
- a CDS encoding DUF4235 domain-containing protein, with the protein MSKGVNKLAYRPVGLLLGAAAGMLAGAAFRQVWKLIDSEDDAPSATDENRGWGEVLVAAAIQGAIFAVVKAAVDRGGATGVRKLTGHWPA; encoded by the coding sequence GTGAGCAAGGGTGTGAACAAGCTGGCCTACCGGCCGGTCGGGCTCCTGCTCGGCGCGGCGGCCGGCATGCTCGCCGGCGCCGCGTTCCGGCAGGTGTGGAAGCTCATCGACAGCGAGGACGACGCCCCGAGCGCGACCGACGAGAACCGGGGCTGGGGTGAGGTCCTGGTCGCCGCGGCCATCCAGGGCGCCATCTTCGCGGTCGTGAAGGCCGCCGTCGACCGCGGCGGGGCGACCGGCGTCCGAAAGCTGACCGGCCACTGGCCGGCCTGA
- a CDS encoding cold-shock protein gives MAQGTVKWFNADKGFGFITVDGGGADVFVHFSAIQTSGYRTLEENQRVEFEIAQGQKGPQAEQVRPI, from the coding sequence ATGGCGCAGGGAACCGTGAAGTGGTTCAACGCAGACAAGGGCTTCGGCTTCATCACCGTCGACGGCGGGGGTGCTGACGTGTTCGTCCACTTCTCGGCGATCCAGACCAGCGGCTACCGCACGCTGGAGGAGAACCAGCGGGTGGAGTTCGAGATCGCCCAGGGCCAGAAGGGCCCGCAGGCTGAGCAGGTCCGTCCCATCTGA
- a CDS encoding trans-aconitate 2-methyltransferase, with translation MTSWDPTTYLRYTDERARPFVDLVARIGAERPRAVVDLGCGPGNLTATLAARWPYARIVGVDSAPEMVERARTEVPGVDFALGDVRDWRPAPDVDVLVSNAALQWVPGHGALLTRWAGELPAGAVIAVQVPGNFGAPSHRALRDLAAEPAWAPPAGLLRESPVLDAAGYAALLTAAGCAVDAWETTYLHLLPAEPDAEHPVLRWMDGTALRPVRATLDPGAFTAFRRELEVRLEAAYPVRDSLVYFPFHRVFVVARTGVRG, from the coding sequence GTGACCTCGTGGGACCCGACGACCTATCTCCGCTACACCGACGAGCGGGCCCGCCCGTTCGTCGACCTCGTCGCCCGGATCGGCGCCGAGCGGCCGCGGGCCGTGGTCGACCTCGGCTGTGGACCCGGCAACCTGACCGCGACGCTGGCCGCCCGGTGGCCGTACGCCCGGATCGTCGGGGTCGACTCGGCGCCGGAGATGGTCGAGCGGGCCCGTACCGAGGTGCCGGGCGTCGACTTCGCGCTCGGCGACGTCCGGGACTGGCGACCGGCCCCCGACGTCGACGTACTGGTCTCCAACGCCGCGCTGCAGTGGGTGCCCGGACACGGGGCGCTGCTGACCCGGTGGGCCGGTGAGCTGCCGGCCGGGGCCGTCATCGCCGTGCAGGTGCCCGGGAACTTCGGCGCGCCGTCGCACCGGGCGCTGCGCGACCTGGCCGCCGAACCGGCGTGGGCGCCGCCGGCCGGTCTGCTGCGCGAGTCGCCGGTCCTCGACGCGGCCGGCTACGCCGCCCTGCTGACCGCGGCCGGGTGCGCGGTCGACGCCTGGGAGACCACCTATCTGCACCTGCTGCCGGCCGAGCCGGACGCCGAGCACCCGGTGCTGCGCTGGATGGACGGTACGGCGCTGCGTCCGGTCCGCGCCACGCTGGACCCCGGGGCGTTCACGGCCTTCCGGCGGGAGTTGGAGGTACGTCTCGAAGCCGCGTACCCGGTCCGCGATAGCCTCGTCTACTTCCCGTTCCACCGGGTCTTCGTCGTCGCCCGGACCGGCGTCCGCGGCTGA
- a CDS encoding adenosine deaminase, protein MTDLATFIAGLPKAELHVHHVGSASPRIVAELAARHEGRTPVPADPAALAEYFVFRDFAHFIEIYLNVVDLIRDPEDVRILTYEVARELARQQVRYAELTITPYSHVRRGIPAPAFCEAIEDARKHAEAELGIVLRWCFDIPGEAGLPAAEETLRIALEERPDGLISFGLGGPEIGVPRPQFKPYFDQARAAGLRSVPHAGETTGPETIWDALRDLGAERIGHGISAAADPALLAHLAEHRIPLEVCPTSNLRTRAVASLDEHPLRALVDAGVPVSINSDDPPMFGTTLDDEYAVAARLLGYGPDGVAGLARSAVTASFLSAPEQARLIAEIDAYAAANPT, encoded by the coding sequence GTGACCGACCTGGCCACCTTCATCGCCGGACTGCCCAAGGCGGAACTGCACGTGCACCACGTCGGCTCGGCGTCACCCCGGATCGTGGCCGAGTTGGCCGCCCGCCACGAGGGCCGGACCCCGGTGCCGGCCGATCCGGCGGCGCTCGCCGAATACTTCGTCTTCCGTGACTTCGCCCATTTCATCGAAATCTATCTGAACGTGGTCGATCTCATCCGCGATCCGGAGGACGTCCGCATCCTGACCTACGAGGTCGCCCGGGAACTGGCCCGCCAGCAGGTCCGCTACGCCGAGCTGACCATCACGCCGTACTCGCACGTGCGCCGTGGCATCCCCGCCCCGGCGTTCTGCGAGGCGATCGAGGACGCCCGCAAGCACGCCGAGGCGGAACTCGGCATCGTGCTGCGCTGGTGCTTCGACATCCCCGGCGAGGCCGGCCTGCCGGCGGCGGAGGAGACCCTGCGGATCGCCCTCGAGGAACGGCCGGACGGGCTGATCAGCTTCGGGTTGGGCGGCCCGGAGATCGGCGTACCCCGGCCGCAGTTCAAGCCGTACTTCGACCAGGCACGGGCCGCCGGGCTGCGCTCGGTGCCGCACGCCGGCGAGACCACCGGGCCGGAGACGATCTGGGACGCCCTGCGCGACTTGGGCGCGGAACGGATCGGGCACGGCATCTCGGCCGCCGCCGACCCGGCCCTGCTCGCCCACCTGGCCGAGCACCGGATCCCGCTGGAGGTCTGCCCGACCTCCAACCTGCGCACCCGGGCGGTCGCCTCGCTCGACGAGCACCCGCTGCGCGCCCTGGTCGACGCCGGGGTGCCGGTCAGCATCAACTCCGACGACCCGCCGATGTTCGGCACCACGCTGGACGACGAGTACGCGGTCGCGGCGCGGCTGCTCGGCTACGGCCCCGACGGGGTCGCCGGGCTGGCCCGGTCCGCCGTCACGGCGTCGTTCCTGTCGGCACCCGAGCAGGCCCGGCTGATCGCCGAGATCGACGCGTACGCCGCCGCGAACCCGACCTGA
- a CDS encoding HAMP domain-containing sensor histidine kinase, giving the protein MFLVPLGLTLQAETRDEALAEAARRSAVVVGALAVTTEPDAVRQAITSTGGDPADQPVVHGLDTGGTPRAAAQDVARAGEGGPVVVDVPGGVVRLEPARAGEQILVVEVFVAGSALSAGSTGTWLMLAALAAGLVVASVVVVDRIAARAVRSTRGLVEAALAVGGGDLGVRVEPSGPRELAEAGYAFNRMADRLVASRTDERELVADLSHRLRTPLTVLRLDADALDSDDTSVGSFSDAELDRRRTIRRIRQAIVTLEGEIDVLINTARKTVQQETEPDLCDVSEVVRDRMVFWAALAGDQNRPHRITGAQLRIPVAVPRAEFAAALDAVLGNVFRYTPQGTAFEVAVSRRDGYVAVRVDDAGPGIADPDKALRRGTSGRGSTGLGLDIARRVAQQAGGSVSLDRARLGGASVVMLLADAEATPRQVNRFGLVGRLARERDQAGRRWPRQRRGEG; this is encoded by the coding sequence GTGTTCCTCGTTCCGCTCGGGCTCACGCTGCAGGCGGAGACCCGGGACGAGGCGCTGGCCGAGGCCGCCCGGCGCAGTGCCGTGGTCGTCGGGGCGCTGGCGGTCACCACCGAACCCGACGCCGTCCGGCAGGCGATCACCTCGACCGGCGGCGATCCGGCCGACCAGCCGGTCGTGCACGGCCTGGACACCGGCGGCACGCCACGTGCCGCCGCGCAGGACGTGGCGCGGGCCGGCGAGGGCGGGCCGGTCGTCGTCGACGTACCCGGCGGGGTGGTCCGGCTGGAGCCGGCCCGGGCCGGCGAGCAGATCCTGGTCGTGGAGGTCTTCGTCGCGGGGTCGGCGCTCTCGGCGGGCTCGACCGGCACCTGGCTGATGCTGGCCGCGCTGGCGGCCGGGCTGGTGGTCGCCTCGGTGGTGGTCGTCGACCGGATCGCCGCGCGGGCGGTCCGGTCGACGCGTGGCCTGGTCGAGGCCGCCCTGGCCGTCGGCGGCGGCGACCTCGGCGTACGTGTCGAGCCGAGCGGACCGCGTGAACTCGCCGAGGCCGGTTACGCGTTCAACCGGATGGCCGACCGGCTCGTCGCCTCCCGCACCGACGAACGCGAACTCGTCGCCGATCTGTCGCACCGGTTGCGTACGCCGCTGACCGTGCTGCGTCTCGACGCCGACGCGTTGGACTCCGACGACACCAGCGTCGGATCGTTCAGTGACGCCGAACTCGACCGGCGGCGCACGATCCGGCGGATCCGGCAGGCGATCGTGACCCTCGAGGGCGAGATCGACGTGCTGATCAACACCGCCCGCAAGACGGTGCAGCAGGAGACCGAGCCGGATCTGTGCGACGTCAGCGAGGTGGTCCGCGACCGGATGGTCTTCTGGGCGGCGCTGGCCGGCGACCAGAACCGCCCGCACCGGATCACCGGCGCGCAGCTGCGTATCCCGGTCGCGGTGCCGCGGGCCGAGTTCGCCGCGGCGCTCGACGCCGTCCTCGGCAACGTCTTCCGCTACACCCCGCAGGGGACCGCGTTCGAGGTCGCGGTGTCCCGCCGGGACGGCTACGTCGCGGTTCGCGTCGACGATGCCGGGCCCGGCATCGCCGACCCGGACAAGGCGCTGCGGCGCGGCACCAGCGGACGCGGGTCGACCGGGCTCGGCCTCGACATCGCCCGCCGGGTGGCCCAGCAGGCGGGTGGCTCGGTGAGCCTCGACCGGGCCCGGCTCGGCGGCGCCAGCGTCGTGATGCTGCTGGCCGACGCCGAGGCGACGCCCCGCCAGGTCAACCGGTTCGGGCTGGTCGGGCGGCTGGCCCGGGAACGCGACCAGGCCGGCCGCCGGTGGCCGCGCCAGCGCCGCGGCGAGGGCTGA
- a CDS encoding response regulator transcription factor, whose protein sequence is MATVLLVEDDHVIRGAMLRSLADRGHAVHAVGTALDALRRVAAETPDLVVLDLGLPDLDGSDALRMLRGITDVPIIIATARDDEQAIVRLLRAGADDYMIKPFTGAHLDARITTVLRRAGRASRAVQPAVHEVGGLRVDVGERSASLDGVPLALTRKEFDLLAYLAARPGRVVSRRELLEEVWRQPSVGEDQTIDVHLYWLRRKLGESAAKPRYLRTVRGVGFRLVPPD, encoded by the coding sequence GTGGCCACGGTCCTGCTGGTAGAAGACGACCACGTCATTCGCGGCGCGATGCTGCGCTCCCTGGCCGACCGGGGACACGCGGTGCACGCGGTCGGCACAGCGCTCGACGCCCTGCGCCGGGTCGCCGCCGAGACCCCGGACCTGGTCGTGCTCGACCTCGGCCTGCCCGACCTCGACGGCTCCGACGCGCTGCGGATGCTGCGTGGCATCACCGACGTGCCGATCATCATCGCCACCGCCCGCGACGACGAGCAGGCGATCGTCCGGCTGTTGCGGGCCGGCGCCGACGACTACATGATCAAGCCCTTCACCGGGGCGCACCTCGACGCCCGGATCACCACCGTGCTGCGCCGGGCCGGCCGGGCCAGTCGCGCCGTGCAGCCGGCCGTGCACGAGGTCGGCGGGCTGCGGGTCGACGTCGGTGAGCGCAGCGCGTCCCTCGACGGGGTGCCGCTCGCGCTCACCCGCAAGGAGTTCGACCTGCTGGCCTATCTCGCCGCCCGCCCGGGACGGGTAGTCTCCCGCCGGGAACTGTTGGAGGAGGTATGGCGGCAGCCGTCGGTCGGCGAGGACCAGACAATCGACGTTCACCTGTACTGGCTCCGCCGCAAACTGGGCGAGTCCGCGGCGAAGCCGCGCTACCTGCGCACCGTGCGGGGGGTCGGCTTCCGGCTGGTTCCACCGGACTGA
- a CDS encoding ADP-ribosylglycohydrolase family protein — protein MAFTLYAQARTALARDSLAGLSVGDALGAQFFVPGRRPADLAAGRLPEPVWEWTDDTEMACSVFAELARTGRIDRDALAAAFADRCEPHRGYGPGAFTVLRLIRTGTPWPVAAATAFDGQGSLGNGAAMRVAPLGAYFADSVTEAAAQATASAELTHAHPDGIAGAVAVAVAAALAAQARLDGRRPPATDFVAAVAASLDHGPVRHGLDRAGTLIGRPVDEAAYELGNGAQVTARDTVPFTVWVAARFLDDYPAAVRACVEAGGDIDTTAAIVGGIVAAHTGTGTPGGVPDAWLAAREPLPDWTG, from the coding sequence ATGGCATTCACCCTCTACGCGCAGGCCCGCACCGCACTGGCCCGTGACAGCCTGGCGGGGCTGTCGGTGGGCGACGCGCTCGGCGCACAGTTCTTCGTACCCGGCCGGCGGCCGGCCGACCTCGCCGCGGGGCGGCTGCCCGAACCGGTCTGGGAGTGGACCGACGACACCGAGATGGCCTGCTCGGTCTTTGCGGAGCTGGCCCGTACCGGCCGGATCGACCGCGACGCGCTGGCCGCCGCGTTCGCCGACCGCTGCGAACCCCACCGCGGGTACGGGCCCGGCGCGTTCACCGTCCTGCGGCTGATCCGTACCGGCACCCCGTGGCCGGTCGCCGCCGCCACCGCCTTCGACGGGCAGGGCTCCCTCGGCAACGGCGCCGCGATGCGGGTCGCGCCGCTCGGGGCGTACTTCGCCGACTCGGTGACCGAGGCGGCGGCCCAGGCGACCGCGTCGGCCGAGTTGACCCACGCCCACCCGGACGGCATCGCCGGCGCCGTGGCGGTCGCGGTCGCCGCGGCACTGGCCGCGCAGGCCCGGCTGGACGGCCGCCGGCCGCCGGCCACGGACTTCGTCGCCGCCGTCGCCGCGTCGCTCGACCACGGCCCGGTCCGGCACGGCCTCGACCGGGCCGGCACGCTGATCGGCCGGCCGGTCGACGAGGCCGCGTACGAACTCGGCAACGGCGCGCAGGTGACCGCCCGCGACACCGTGCCGTTCACGGTGTGGGTGGCGGCCCGCTTCCTCGACGACTATCCGGCGGCCGTCCGCGCCTGCGTCGAGGCCGGCGGCGACATCGACACCACCGCCGCGATCGTCGGCGGGATCGTGGCCGCGCACACCGGGACCGGTACGCCCGGCGGGGTACCCGACGCCTGGCTGGCCGCCCGCGAACCGCTGCCGGACTGGACCGGCTAG
- a CDS encoding class I SAM-dependent methyltransferase, whose amino-acid sequence MTPADVLTALGRRYQTFSATRPAVPFAVAPAGGTAHTFGAGDPLFTIIVADDRGAKALAGLDQFGVAVAYLQGWLDVEGDLAAALRMRAFFNDFHPLSYLSRFTPGALVRGRREDDRRAISAHYDEDSEFFLTFLDRRHRCYTEGVFVADDEPLEDAMTRKMDLALDLIGVKPGDRVLEVGGGWGAFAEHAARRGVDVTTTTLSRESERFLTGFFEREGLPVRVVRQHIYAYRDDRPYDAIVNMGVTEHLPDYRTTLRKYAELLRPGGRVYLDALAMRRKHVASTFMKRYIYPGNSAPLLLHQYLRHVARSPFELLRVEDDRHNYFLTCREWARRLDAARDEIVARWGEPLYRRFRLFLWGSAAGFDTGLVQAYRWVLRLPGAPG is encoded by the coding sequence GTGACACCCGCGGACGTGCTCACCGCGCTCGGGCGCAGGTACCAGACGTTCTCCGCCACGCGACCGGCGGTGCCGTTCGCCGTGGCTCCGGCCGGCGGGACGGCGCACACCTTCGGCGCCGGCGACCCGCTCTTCACGATCATCGTCGCCGACGACCGGGGGGCGAAGGCGCTCGCCGGCCTCGACCAGTTCGGCGTCGCCGTCGCGTACCTCCAGGGCTGGCTCGACGTCGAGGGCGACCTCGCCGCGGCCCTGCGGATGCGTGCCTTCTTCAACGACTTCCACCCGCTTTCGTACCTGTCCCGGTTCACCCCGGGCGCGCTGGTGCGCGGTCGACGGGAGGACGACCGGCGGGCCATCTCCGCGCACTACGACGAGGACAGCGAGTTCTTCCTGACCTTCCTCGACCGCCGGCACCGCTGCTACACCGAGGGCGTGTTCGTCGCCGACGACGAGCCGCTCGAGGACGCGATGACCCGCAAGATGGACCTCGCCCTGGACCTGATCGGGGTGAAGCCCGGCGACCGGGTGCTGGAGGTCGGCGGCGGCTGGGGCGCCTTCGCCGAGCACGCCGCCCGGCGCGGCGTCGACGTGACCACCACCACCCTGTCGCGGGAGTCGGAGCGTTTCCTGACCGGCTTCTTCGAACGCGAGGGCCTGCCGGTCCGGGTGGTCCGCCAGCACATCTACGCCTACCGCGACGACCGGCCGTACGACGCGATCGTGAACATGGGGGTCACCGAGCACCTGCCGGACTACCGGACGACGCTGCGCAAGTACGCCGAACTGCTGCGCCCCGGCGGCCGGGTCTACCTCGACGCGCTGGCGATGCGCCGCAAACACGTCGCGTCGACGTTCATGAAGCGCTACATCTACCCCGGCAACTCGGCGCCGCTGCTGCTGCACCAGTACCTGCGGCACGTGGCGCGCTCGCCGTTCGAACTGCTGCGGGTCGAGGACGACCGGCACAACTACTTCCTGACCTGCCGGGAGTGGGCCCGGCGGCTGGACGCCGCCCGCGACGAGATCGTGGCCCGCTGGGGCGAGCCGCTCTACCGCCGGTTCCGGCTCTTCCTGTGGGGGTCGGCGGCCGGCTTCGACACCGGCCTGGTGCAGGCGTACCGGTGGGTGCTGCGGCTGCCCGGGGCGCCCGGCTGA